TgtacacaaaccaaaaaacgcGGTTCTGTAGTCCTTGGTCCGGTATGTGTGAAGGGAACCGCGGTTTCTTTGTCCCAGCTCAACTTTGTAATTTTTCCGGAGCGTGAGTCACACTTATTCATAAAATAAGAGAACATTCATCACAGTTTGTGCTTTTGATAGGTAAACATGAGAATATGAAACGACATATACACGACAATATATATCACAGTGCTTATTATATGCGGTGTGCATATGTTTTAACTGAGTGGACGGTTATAACAGCCTTATTTACAATATTCACAAATAAGGTCAGAGCAGTCATTCATCATTTCGCAATCGTCTCGTGCTTCTTTTCCTGCTGAAATGGCATGCTTGACCGACAACTGTCCCGAAATTGAGGTGTTTAtttacactcattttctaaaagaagaacCTTAAAATTAAAAGAACCGAATGtatcttttctttcagtctcaTTTTAAGGGGTTCTCTCgctgtttgtattaaatttgtcatttttgtgctAAGTGTGTACGTGTTTAGAAAAACTTCAGTTCTGAGTTGGTTTAATTTTGTCTCAACTCAGATCGTGATACAAACCGCCCCTTGGCCAAAAAACGGGGACACAAACCAAGTTGTGAACCTGTTTAACGGTTACGACACTAGTAGTTCCACATCTGTGAAGTCATACAAACAGAACTGCACAACTTTGTCATAGAGTGGCTGCAGCTAATCAAATGACCTTGGATGAAGAACCACAAATGTAGATTTAAACTTGCATACCGGTGCATAGTCTGTGGTCTCTTGTAGGTCAAAGTGCTGTTCACCTTTCACTGTTTACTGTCGCAGcccaagtgaaaaaaaaatgagggtaATCTTATTTACATATGAACATACTCTGTTTTTACATGGATTTCATGCACTTGCTCACCACACCAATATGTTAAGGTGCTGAACTTCAGGTTTTTATGTTTGGTTTTAATTGCAAATAGCTTTGCACATATAtttgatagagagagtgtgtgtgtgtgtgtgcacatgctaTTTTAGACTGGATGACTagagtttgatgtgtttgttttgaaggttATGACTTCGATAAAGATTCGGCGctatgaggatgatgatgaggaggaagtGAAGGAGATCTTTACGCTCGGCATGAGTGAGCACGTGCCCACCTCCTTCGTTCACCTCCTCAAACAGCCTCCTACTCAGATGCTGCTggtatgtgtgttctgtgcgCTGCTGACTAGCTCCAAATCCCTGCTGCTGCCCATTTTAGCGGTAACTCTTCTCCTTGCTGCCGGAAGGCAGCTGGTGAGCTACATGTTTTCCAGCTACATCCAGGTCTCACTTCACCGCGACCTAAATAACATCCGCCAAACTTATTTGGAGCAGCCGAATTCCTTTTTTTGGGTAGCCGAGTCTCAGGGCCGAGTAGTCGGCACGGTGGCGTGCTTGCCGGCGGAGCACCATGCGGACTGTTTGGAACTGAAGCGGATGTCCGTACGGCGGTCTCATCGCGGGCTCGGAATCGCCAAGACGCTTTGTCGCACGGTGGCGGACTTTACTCGCGAACGTGGCTTTCCAGCCGTAGTCCTTTATACCTCAGTGGTCCAGACGGACGCACAGAAGCTCTATGAGCACATGGGCTACACCAAAGTCCGAGAGTTTCTCGTCCCAGAGTTTTTCGCCAAGATCTGCAACTTCACACTTTTTGAGTACCGGCTGGACCTGCAGCCGTCAGACAAATGAGTCTTTGAACCTACGCCAGTGTCCTCTTGGAgtatctgttttgtctgtttatcttatttgtttattcgaatgttcctcttcctctctatctGCACTGTTTCTCTGTACTGTTAGGAAAGGCCTTCATTTGTGGAGGGAATATCCTAATGTCCAGTTCCACACCTCCACATTATTACCTGTTGTCAGGTGGGCAGGCGGAGGCCAAGGCTGTTGATGTTTATTCCGTTTCCTGTGAGAAGCATCTGTGTCTGGAAGCATCTGGAAAGCGTGGAATTGTCGGTCAATTCTTGGGTACTTTTTATTATCTGTAAGTTTATGTTGGTGTAGTTAGATTTAGACTGATTTCATTAGACTTGATTACTTTATTGCTTTGGGGGATTGCACCTTGATACAATGCAGGGTGTTTGGAGTGTCAAAATGGCTGTGGGCATGGTTGATTATATGCTGATTGTCCAGAAACCTTTTCTTATCTTGCAGGAGTTCTCTGTACAGACAGAATGTTTAAGCAGGGGTAGCAATTCAGCGTTGCTCCTAATGAAATGATTAGCAAAAatagcacagagaaaaacaaattaatcttGTTTTGGTATCTTATGTATAATTAGCctatgtaaatgtataaatgcagTGACATACATTATGATAATTTTACATCAAAATTACCTATACGTTTAATTcttttcaaaaatgacaaatgcgTACTACATGCATATGAACGTAAATGTAGAATGTaactttaatttaattacacCTGGCAAACTTTCCATCCGTTTAAATGAGCAAAGATCACATTGCCAAGACATAGTGAGGGAAGAGCATGTAAGACAGAATGACAGGTGTTTGTAGGTAAAGTGATGTACGCTGGTCTATATAATTGGCATGACGTGTCCCTAAGCTTATTCCTCATTCGGTTAAGTATGAAATACTACTTAAACAGAACTAATGTTTCACACATTGTTGGGACTTCGGTGCCGTCCAGTGTTTATGTTACAGCTGAGATTAAGCTAAGATGCAGGCTATGCATTACAATGCAAGTGCGGAGAGCAGTTAGAATTAGGTGTATATGTTCTTGCCTAAAAAGCACTTTTAAACCTGGTGTTGAGCCTAACCTCCAGCCAACGAGAATGCAGTGGACACAGCTTGACTGCTAGGGAACATATTCTCTAGTTTGGCTCCAAAGCGTTTTAGGGAAGAGAACTGGACCTTGTAACATTTCTTGTTCTTCATTTTCCTGATCATTTTTGTGAAGACCATAAACAGTAACGATTTTATATTTGTAGGAGGGCCTTTGTACTAAGTTTATGTaaacatatatgaaatatacacctgtgatttaattttaattaatcaaACAGCTAAGTACTGAATGGAcctttgttttactgtgtgaggCCCAGAGCAAGTGACtgtgcagtaaaacagtgaagacCTCAAGTGAGTGATTTTTGTatgtgaaaatgacacagaatttGTCAGTAAtatcaaattaaattatttgCAATAtctgtgctttctgtgtgttctttttgcccaagaaatgcattttaattcatGTTACTCAAACAGCTGGTTTGAGAATATTGTCAGTAATTTTAATTTACGTGTCTCCTTGATTCATTTTCTTGTAACattatttaatgtttcattctcaggacagaactgttttttttttggatgtctTTATGGCATTTCCTCTGGCTCTGCTTTCCATTAAGTAGGTCTGAGCTGGTATAATCACGCGACTCAAAGCAGGAAGTCTAACGTCCTTTCTCTCCTGTAGCCCAAAGATTTAAAACTTTAAAGTTTATTGCATAGACAAAAGTTACTTTTTATCTTGATTGTGGCTTTGTGGTACAAGCAAAAGGTTAATAATCCTCTACAGAAAGATTTAAGCATCTGAGAAATAGTTTTTCTAAAGGAGAAATTAGTCTAAGCAAATCAGTAGTGAGAACTAGTTGCTATAATGCATCTAACCAGTGGACAGAAGTTATGAACATCTATTAAAGTAGCTGAATTTCATCTAAAGGTGAGTTTTAACTGTTCTCTGTGGATCCAACAACAATGCTATGTAAATTGTCAACACTGCTGTGTAAATGTTGTCTGGTTTCTCAGTTCATGTTGACAGCCCTGTTTGTCCTCAACAAATTAGTTGAtgattcaaataaaacatgacaataTCAGAGGTCTTTGATTCAAACTCTCCTCTTGTTCTCGTCcttgtccctttctctctcagatgtcgTGGTTTCGCATACGAGAGTACCGGGATTCTGATTACCCCGTTGTGAGGGAGGTGTACTCCACTGGCTTTAGAGAACATGTGGGAGCCATTTTCATATTGAGTCTTCAACAGCGTTGGGCTCAGGCTCTGCTTTTTGGATTGttcctgctcctcttcttcctctttgagTCTGTCCTGGTCTCCCTGCTAGGTTTAAGTGGAGTTCTGCTTGTGGGCTGGATGATTGTACACCACCTGTTTAATCAGGGTGTGCAGCTGGGCCTTAGGGAAGACCTGAAAGACATCCATGCCTCATACATGCTGCCCGGGCGAATAAGCCGTTTCTGGGTGGCGGAGTCCGAGGGGCACGTTGTAGGTACCGTGGGCATCCTGCCATGCGTGGGGGAACCTGGGGCGTGGGAACTAAAACGCATTTCTGTGAGGAAGGAGTTCCGGGGGCGTGGCCTTGCTAAAAGGCTTTGTCAGACTGCCCTTCAGTTTGTAGCAAATCAAAAAGTCGAGAGGGTGGTCCTATTTACGTCCATGGTCCAATCGGATGCTCACAGACTGTACCACAGCCTGGGAttcagaaaagaagaggagttTGTGTGGCCATCACTCCCAGCCAAGCTTATCCATTTCCTAGTGTTCAAATATGCATACACTGTTAATACTGTTGGGTCTCACTGAGATCTGTGTCTTCAATCTCACCCATCTCGTGATTTAAAAGTGCACAGAACAATGGTGCTATCAGCATAGGAAACTATTTGTTATGTTCGCTGTATCATTTTATAGGAGAAAAAACTTCAGAACAGACAGGATGCCCAAATGCAATGTTAGCACTGGCACTGTTATATAGGAAGTGAACCCAGTGTTGTTTTATCATATGTGAATATTACACTTAAGCTGCTTTTCTGTGACGGTTCTAAGTAAATGGAAAAGCTTCCATATGTATATGAAGGATACTAAATGTAACAATGATGCAGCATTTGAACTGCAATCTCCCGTTTACTGAAAAGAGTCTATTTTCCTTGTATTCACTTTCATATCAACATAGGACAGAAGCGTTTCCTTATTACCAATTTACTACAATaattattaaaagtaaaagagtTTCTCCATTATGTTTTTACTAAATGGAGTTTTGATACACTTTCTGTGAACACTTTAAAGTGTTCTGAACTAGCAATgattgtttcacttttttttttttgaccaataAAGCGACTCATGGAAATCAAACACTGGTATAGACATTCGGTTACTCAgttaaataatcatttaaaactttccttccacatcatcataaCATTACACGTTTTAATAAATCtggtatttttaaaaaaacgtgTTTAGTATATTGAAAGAAATGTCTTTGAAACAAATTTTCTTCTTTGCCAACAAGTACTTTGAAATTCTCTTGCTACATGTTTATTACAATATAATCcaaaagtaatttaaaaagctgaaaattTCATGGATTATAACACCATGTGTAATGAAATTACACCTTAGTTTTTGCGTCACAGGGCACTGACTCATTGTATGTCCACGCTCGGGCATATTCGTAGCCACCACAGGAAGTCGTCACATCCATATTATATTAGAGTCAGCAGAGCGGACCAACCTGAGCAACATAGCCTATGAAATTACAGGGTAAGTTACAGCCtgtttggaaataaaaaaaaaagcatgagacaACTCTTGCATGGTTTCAGACAtccaaattatttatttttttgtttttatttttttgactgTCATAGAATAAATAGAATTAGGGAGAGACGCGAGACTAAAATACAATTATGGAGAGACCCATGCTGTTTAAATAGGCGGTGGCTGAATCGAGTGATGAGGTCACGGTACATTACTCGACGGTGGGACAAAGCCTTCGGTTTGATTTGTGGCTTTTTTCCAGTCTGAACTGTTATCTGATTTAAATCAGTGGTTCCTGTTTTGGTTCATTATTACACGTTTTAGCGGCCGGCACTAATAATCTAAATTTTCTTGTCGGTTTGCATGGTGTTCAGTTCTGTGAGGGAAAAGGTCTTCATAATTTTCTGACAGGATGCTCTGCGTCTGATTATTGGGGGTGAAAGTGTAAACAACGAggtttacagtaataataataataaaaaaactttTTCCACAAGGGGGCATATAAGAGCAGCTATCCGGAGCAGGCTCTGCTAGTGTACAAGGCTACTTTCTGGAGTGATAACATACTGCATTGTGAGGATAACCGCTGAGAAGCTTGTGTCAGATAATTGATGTTAATTATTAATGTTAATTTGTGTTGGTTTGAAACGCTGATGAGACagcaaaaaataaagagagaatgGGGATAAAGATTATGCTCTTACCTGCCAAGCCATGCGCTGTGCAGCCAGACGTCAGCTTAGTGAATAAAGGTAGAACGTCTTTCCCTGAAAATccattggtctgtctgtctgcctctctctctctctctctctctctctctctcccagacacacacagactcaggacACTGCAGACCTATAaagacagccccccccccccccccccgcctctcccCGTCTTTTCCTCAgctgtgaaatatttgtgtggGGGTACTCAATAGTTTTTGATCCATAGTGAGCATCCGTGATATTTTATCCTTTCCTCTCCCTTCATTTCTTTGTGTCCTCGTCCCTGCCCTTTAATCATTGTATTTCCTTTTATCTCACACTTCCTCTCATCTTTCGTCTCATGTTTGGTGTTTTCTGTCCCCCTAGGGTGGTCAGTCGTCAGTCTGAGTATGGCTGAGTTATATTGTCCAttctctttcctgtctgtgtgaatgcttAGAGACCAGGTTAAAGACCTGTGATATAACTGAGCTATTTATGAGTGATTCATTATCGTTTGTGCGTTTGGAGGAGAGATCTTGGTGAAGGGGTCGATGTCAAAAGCTGAAATGGGAATATGGACgtcctgttttattctgtctgtaaatccctctcttctttcatcgtttctgttctctcctctccctctcttcctgtccTCCACCTGTCCTCTCTGCCTGACAGTGAAAATTCTGACCTGCTCTGCCCCTCAgcatttgctttgctttgcaaAATAAAGAATCAAGCTGAAAAGGCTACATTGCAGATTTAACTCATAAAGAGAGCTAatccagtgtttgtgtgtatgtgtgcgtgtatgagagtgtgggtgagtgtgtgtgtgtgtgtgtgtgtgtgtgtgcgtgtgtgtgtgcgtgtgtgtgtgtacgattCAGAAAGCAAGCACCGGTCAGCTGGGAATACACGCCACTTGTGTTTCTGGCCTCGCACTCCCGCTCTGTTATGCCTTTTTTGTTAAAAACTGCGTCACATTCAAACAGGAGCAGGCCTGCAAAAGCAGAG
This sequence is a window from Chanos chanos chromosome 4, fChaCha1.1, whole genome shotgun sequence. Protein-coding genes within it:
- the LOC115810782 gene encoding N-acetyltransferase 8-like isoform X3 — its product is MTSIKIRRYEDDDEEEVKEIFTLGMSEHVPTSFVHLLKQPPTQMLLVCVFCALLTSSKSLLLPILAVTLLLAAGRQLVSYMFSSYIQVSLHRDLNNIRQTYLEQPNSFFWVAESQGRVVGTVACLPAEHHADCLELKRMSVRRSHRGLGIAKTLCRTVADFTRERGFPAVVLYTSVVQTDAQKLYEHMGYTKVREFLVPEFFAKICNFTLFEYRLDLQPSDK
- the LOC115810782 gene encoding probable N-acetyltransferase camello isoform X1; this translates as MTSIKIRRYEDDDEEEVKEIFTLGMSEHVPTSFVHLLKQPPTQMLLMSWFRIREYRDSDYPVVREVYSTGFREHVGAIFILSLQQRWAQALLFGLFLLLFFLFESVLVSLLGLSGVLLVGWMIVHHLFNQGVQLGLREDLKDIHASYMLPGRISRFWVAESEGHVVGTVGILPCVGEPGAWELKRISVRKEFRGRGLAKRLCQTALQFVANQKVERVVLFTSMVQSDAHRLYHSLGFRKEEEFVWPSLPAKLIHFLVFKYAYTVNTVGSH
- the LOC115810782 gene encoding probable N-acetyltransferase camello isoform X2, encoding MSWFRIREYRDSDYPVVREVYSTGFREHVGAIFILSLQQRWAQALLFGLFLLLFFLFESVLVSLLGLSGVLLVGWMIVHHLFNQGVQLGLREDLKDIHASYMLPGRISRFWVAESEGHVVGTVGILPCVGEPGAWELKRISVRKEFRGRGLAKRLCQTALQFVANQKVERVVLFTSMVQSDAHRLYHSLGFRKEEEFVWPSLPAKLIHFLVFKYAYTVNTVGSH